In one Alphaproteobacteria bacterium SS10 genomic region, the following are encoded:
- a CDS encoding helix-turn-helix transcriptional regulator, translated as MASYRHTGPASAPIEAGHRGYGDHLGMVFDLPEADSHGPVTAVHANWQPSTEFSVADEGRRLLMLHWGLPRRFSMRRNQQFVGCFDVQPGDWTLVEPGTVDSVQTNAGGPLLLVWFDSDGTDDATATGTDGQPSDGFTSIGEAPQRRRGLQGGHHSDIERIGLSLVRELHRGHVINATVRCQTLLEKLDGMEGQAITPGRDPRAPQHIDTGATVVPFGPGQQANQRGGLAPFNLRRVMEFVEGNLTEALSVDQLAQQATLSPFHFARSFKHSTGMTPHQYVTERRMRHAKRMLSDFEMKLAEVGKQAGFSSQSRFTTVFRKHVGLTPGEYRRLIQSRMLV; from the coding sequence ATGGCTAGCTACCGCCACACGGGACCAGCCTCCGCGCCAATTGAGGCCGGTCACCGCGGATATGGCGACCATCTCGGTATGGTCTTTGACCTGCCGGAAGCAGATAGCCATGGCCCGGTTACTGCGGTTCATGCAAATTGGCAGCCTTCAACTGAGTTTTCTGTGGCGGATGAGGGACGGCGCCTACTGATGCTGCACTGGGGTTTGCCGCGTCGCTTCTCAATGCGGCGCAATCAGCAATTCGTTGGTTGCTTTGACGTCCAGCCAGGCGATTGGACACTCGTTGAGCCAGGCACTGTCGACTCTGTCCAGACCAATGCCGGTGGTCCGCTGTTACTCGTTTGGTTTGATTCCGATGGTACTGATGACGCTACCGCGACCGGTACAGATGGGCAGCCTTCCGACGGCTTTACCAGCATTGGCGAGGCACCACAGCGTCGACGTGGCCTGCAAGGTGGTCATCACAGCGATATTGAACGCATCGGGCTAAGCCTAGTGCGGGAGTTACATCGTGGTCATGTGATCAACGCCACCGTTCGATGCCAGACCTTGTTGGAGAAGCTGGACGGTATGGAGGGGCAAGCGATTACCCCGGGGCGTGACCCACGGGCACCCCAACACATCGATACCGGCGCCACCGTTGTGCCATTTGGCCCCGGCCAGCAAGCCAACCAGCGTGGTGGCCTAGCGCCGTTCAATCTACGCCGGGTTATGGAGTTCGTTGAGGGCAATCTGACTGAGGCACTCTCGGTCGATCAGTTAGCCCAGCAAGCGACCTTGAGCCCATTCCACTTCGCCCGCTCGTTCAAGCACAGCACCGGTATGACGCCGCACCAGTATGTGACAGAGCGTCGGATGCGCCATGCAAAGCGAATGCTTTCGGATTTCGAGATGAAGCTGGCAGAGGTGGGCAAGCAGGCCGGTTTTAGCAGCCAAAGCCGCTTTACCACCGTGTTCCGTAAGCATGTGGGTCTTACGCCGGGTGAGTATCGCCGGTTAATCCAGTCACGGATGCTCGTCTAA
- a CDS encoding 2Fe-2S iron-sulfur cluster binding domain-containing protein yields MMKIKVVDRDGKEHELDAIEGWRVMEIIRDHGLPIKAECGGACACATCHVYVDAEWEDRLPEPTDEEVDMLDSALEVEDNSRLSCQLIFNPDYDGLKVTLAPEDM; encoded by the coding sequence CTGATGAAAATCAAAGTTGTAGACCGCGACGGCAAAGAGCACGAGCTGGATGCCATTGAAGGCTGGCGGGTGATGGAAATCATCCGTGATCACGGCCTGCCGATTAAGGCTGAGTGTGGCGGCGCCTGTGCTTGCGCCACTTGCCATGTCTATGTGGATGCCGAATGGGAAGATCGCCTGCCCGAGCCGACCGATGAAGAGGTTGATATGCTCGACAGCGCATTAGAGGTCGAGGACAACTCCCGACTCTCCTGTCAGCTGATCTTCAATCCTGACTATGACGGCCTGAAGGTAACGCTAGCGCCCGAAGATATGTAG
- a CDS encoding NAD(P)/FAD-dependent oxidoreductase — protein sequence MTTSADLPAGEALSTDVVIIGAGPVGLFAVFELGLLDLKCHLIDILDKPGGQCAELYPEKPIYDIPALPIVTGQELTDRLMEQAAPFNPQFHLNEMVVELQKTEDGAKWRVATDQGTVIEAPVVMIAAGGGSFMPKKPPLADIEAFEGTSVFYAVRKMEQFRGKNLLIAGGGDSALDWTLNLEPIAESLTLVHHRDGFRGHPDSVNKMRALVDEGRIKLEIAKMKQLNGENGQLTSVGVESKDKGAYDIPCDTLLPFFGLTMKLGPVADFGLNLHENLIPVDTEKFETSQPGIFAIGDINWYPGKLKLILSGFHEAALAAQQVFRYVRPNEKLRFQYTTSSSDLHKKLGV from the coding sequence ATGACGACATCTGCGGATTTACCTGCCGGTGAGGCCCTATCAACCGATGTGGTGATCATTGGTGCGGGCCCCGTCGGCCTATTCGCCGTTTTTGAGCTCGGCCTACTCGACCTCAAATGCCATCTGATCGACATTTTGGACAAGCCTGGCGGCCAGTGTGCTGAGCTTTATCCCGAGAAGCCAATCTACGACATCCCCGCCCTCCCCATCGTGACCGGCCAGGAACTGACCGACCGGCTGATGGAGCAGGCCGCACCGTTTAATCCGCAATTCCACCTTAATGAGATGGTGGTGGAGCTGCAGAAGACCGAAGACGGCGCCAAATGGCGGGTTGCGACCGACCAAGGCACGGTGATCGAGGCCCCGGTCGTTATGATCGCCGCTGGCGGCGGCAGCTTTATGCCGAAGAAGCCACCACTCGCCGATATTGAGGCGTTTGAGGGCACCTCGGTCTTCTATGCCGTTCGTAAGATGGAGCAGTTCCGGGGCAAAAACCTGCTGATCGCCGGCGGTGGCGACAGTGCCCTAGATTGGACCCTGAACCTGGAGCCAATCGCCGAGAGCCTAACCCTTGTCCACCACCGCGATGGCTTCCGTGGCCACCCGGACAGCGTGAACAAGATGCGTGCCCTGGTTGATGAAGGCCGCATCAAGCTCGAAATCGCGAAGATGAAGCAGCTGAATGGCGAGAATGGCCAACTGACCTCAGTCGGTGTCGAGAGCAAGGACAAGGGTGCTTACGACATCCCTTGCGATACACTGCTGCCATTCTTTGGCCTGACCATGAAACTCGGCCCCGTTGCCGATTTCGGCCTGAACCTCCACGAGAACCTGATCCCCGTGGATACCGAGAAGTTTGAGACCAGCCAGCCCGGCATCTTCGCCATCGGCGACATCAACTGGTATCCGGGCAAGCTGAAGCTGATCCTCTCAGGCTTCCATGAGGCCGCCTTGGCAGCACAGCAAGTGTTCCGCTATGTGCGCCCGAATGAGAAGCTGCGCTTCCAGTACACCACCTCAAGCTCTGACCTGCACAAGAAGCTCGGGGTCTAA
- a CDS encoding AIM24 family protein, whose translation MAEWWLATNAGVTGPHDTQTVKELIQADPFSWVWLNGKTVWRPSQKIRAVQAVDGNGVAIPVTDTSKMAPRPDAPPPGADLPPGFDAGISRGDRDLEVETASAGFGGAGVTEGIDFRIVGNEMQFVEIELDPGESAIAEAGGMMFKTPTIEMQTIFGDGSNQDEGFMSKAFGAAKRVLTGESLFMTVFTHEGGAGKAHVAFGAPYPGNIVAVNLEELGEELIAQKDSFLAASKGVSVDLHFQRKVLTALFGGEGFIMQKLTGNGWAFLHAGGSVIRKDLKAGEELHIDTGCVVGYTGSCNFEIMQTGGVKTMLFGGEGLFFAKLSGPGTVWLQSLPFSRLARRMFAAAPQGGNRDKGEGSVLGNIGGLLDGDNSF comes from the coding sequence ATGGCTGAGTGGTGGCTTGCGACCAACGCTGGTGTAACCGGCCCCCATGATACCCAAACCGTGAAGGAGTTGATCCAGGCTGATCCATTCTCTTGGGTTTGGTTGAACGGTAAGACCGTCTGGCGCCCGTCACAAAAGATCCGTGCCGTTCAGGCGGTTGACGGTAATGGTGTGGCGATCCCGGTTACGGACACATCAAAGATGGCGCCGCGCCCTGATGCGCCGCCACCTGGTGCTGATCTACCGCCGGGCTTTGATGCTGGCATCTCTCGCGGTGACCGGGACTTGGAGGTTGAGACGGCATCTGCTGGGTTTGGTGGTGCGGGCGTGACCGAGGGCATTGATTTCCGGATCGTCGGGAATGAGATGCAGTTTGTTGAGATTGAACTCGACCCCGGTGAGAGTGCCATCGCGGAGGCGGGGGGCATGATGTTCAAGACACCGACGATTGAGATGCAGACCATCTTTGGTGATGGCAGCAATCAGGATGAGGGCTTTATGAGCAAGGCCTTCGGTGCTGCAAAACGCGTGCTGACCGGTGAGAGCCTGTTCATGACCGTGTTCACCCATGAGGGCGGTGCGGGTAAGGCCCATGTTGCCTTCGGTGCCCCATATCCGGGGAACATCGTGGCGGTGAACCTTGAGGAATTGGGCGAAGAGCTGATCGCACAGAAGGATAGCTTCCTCGCCGCATCCAAAGGTGTTTCGGTCGATCTTCACTTCCAGCGGAAAGTCCTAACCGCCCTGTTCGGCGGTGAAGGCTTCATCATGCAGAAGCTGACCGGTAATGGCTGGGCCTTCCTCCATGCCGGCGGGTCGGTGATCCGTAAGGACCTTAAGGCGGGTGAAGAGCTGCACATCGATACCGGCTGTGTGGTCGGCTACACCGGTAGCTGCAACTTTGAAATCATGCAGACAGGCGGCGTGAAGACCATGCTGTTTGGTGGTGAGGGCTTGTTCTTCGCCAAGCTTAGTGGACCTGGCACGGTTTGGCTGCAAAGCCTGCCATTCAGCCGCTTAGCGCGTCGTATGTTCGCTGCCGCACCGCAAGGTGGGAACCGCGATAAGGGTGAGGGCTCCGTCCTCGGCAATATCGGTGGCCTTCTGGACGGCGATAACAGCTTCTAA
- the tadA gene encoding Flp pilus assembly complex ATPase component TadA encodes MSDSETTTPDQAKGAGAKPPVGAARPARASRVLAGDKNDRRRGALLKSSGEKPAKADSNGSSKRPTLKINKDDNGKPEQRNSAAASPIDLGANQRSIKSLPFVDLYLRLDSEGEARFCPMARKGMRQGNLLVPGAYKTDLERLRQQIVNIEKDDYSVIHDGMRLRGARRRISNGQIWTALRRVSDDVPTLEELRFNPQLIPHLKGVGKRTGLVIISGATGHGKTTSCTALLSYFLKTYGHLAYTLEDPVEYQLQGEHGEGGYCFQTEVDKDADWAIGLKSALRWHPRYLLVGEIRSSDAANQVLRAATSGHLVLTTMHAGSIEETLNAIVQVAELALGNRATQLLADGLVCVLHQTLRSWGPFVRFLFTEPDNPGDPVRACIRDNKIEQLGTYIAQQETIVFGPDAYDQRQRDKTRA; translated from the coding sequence ATGAGTGATTCTGAGACGACGACACCAGATCAAGCCAAAGGCGCGGGCGCAAAGCCCCCCGTTGGCGCTGCTCGCCCCGCACGCGCATCCCGGGTTTTGGCAGGCGATAAGAATGATCGTCGTCGTGGCGCACTGCTGAAGTCTTCGGGTGAAAAGCCTGCTAAAGCAGATAGCAATGGCAGCTCAAAGCGCCCGACGCTCAAGATTAACAAAGACGATAACGGCAAGCCTGAGCAGCGGAATTCAGCTGCCGCCAGCCCGATTGATCTGGGCGCCAATCAGCGCAGCATTAAGTCCTTACCCTTCGTCGATCTTTATCTTCGGTTAGATTCCGAGGGTGAGGCGCGGTTCTGTCCCATGGCACGTAAGGGCATGCGCCAAGGTAATCTGCTGGTCCCTGGTGCCTACAAAACCGACCTAGAGCGCCTACGCCAACAGATCGTCAATATCGAGAAGGATGACTACAGCGTCATACATGACGGTATGCGCCTGCGTGGTGCCCGCCGCCGTATCTCAAATGGCCAGATTTGGACCGCGTTACGCCGCGTGTCAGATGATGTGCCGACCTTGGAAGAGCTGCGCTTTAACCCACAGCTGATCCCACACCTCAAAGGTGTTGGTAAGCGCACGGGTCTCGTCATCATCTCCGGTGCAACCGGCCATGGTAAGACCACGTCTTGCACCGCCCTGCTCAGCTATTTTCTGAAGACATACGGGCACTTAGCTTACACCCTTGAAGATCCTGTTGAGTACCAATTACAGGGTGAGCATGGCGAAGGCGGCTATTGCTTCCAAACCGAAGTAGACAAGGATGCGGATTGGGCCATCGGCCTGAAATCAGCATTGCGTTGGCACCCACGCTACCTATTGGTTGGTGAGATCCGCTCATCGGATGCGGCCAATCAGGTGCTACGTGCGGCAACCTCGGGTCACCTCGTGTTAACTACGATGCACGCTGGGTCGATTGAGGAGACACTCAACGCCATTGTCCAGGTCGCTGAGCTAGCGCTTGGCAACCGAGCGACGCAGCTGCTTGCTGACGGCTTGGTCTGTGTTCTGCACCAAACCTTGCGCTCATGGGGACCGTTTGTCCGGTTCCTGTTCACCGAGCCCGATAACCCAGGCGACCCGGTTCGGGCCTGTATCCGGGACAATAAGATTGAGCAGCTAGGCACCTATATCGCCCAGCAAGAGACCATTGTCTTTGGTCCAGACGCTTACGATCAGCGCCAGCGCGATAAAACCCGCGCCTGA
- a CDS encoding AGE family epimerase/isomerase, with translation MSDRVKIEPSTAPHDPWQWMLDTCLPFWAERGVHPTHGGFIEFLDASLTPAIDAESRLRVQARQVYAFSHAYGLSADPRWREVAERGFQYLTKHGWDQKLGGWMHKHEADGTITDRRRDAYDHAFVLFALAHYAHWVDADAAAPLITKTLTFLDQEMADPINGGFVEERLEDNGSLLPAATLPRRQNPHMHLFEAFLALYEATGDDSHLQRADAIHDLFTKHFSSKTDGSLIEYFNEDWSIASGDAGTLREPGHQFEWVWLLHRYAQHQPNRREQALKQATALYQFAKAKGVFNLPDGYKIALDEVDPNGAQLSDTARLWPQTEAIKAGLVMADLGESSDGLADAVLSSMYQHYLDARTGHWCDQITDKAEPVSETVPTSSLYHLMMALTEWQAHRGQG, from the coding sequence ATGAGCGACCGCGTCAAAATTGAGCCAAGCACAGCGCCGCACGATCCGTGGCAATGGATGCTGGATACCTGCTTACCATTCTGGGCAGAGCGCGGCGTACACCCAACCCATGGCGGTTTTATTGAGTTTCTGGATGCAAGCCTGACCCCCGCTATCGACGCTGAATCAAGGCTGCGCGTACAGGCAAGACAGGTATATGCATTTTCCCACGCATACGGACTGTCAGCAGACCCTAGATGGCGAGAGGTCGCCGAACGCGGCTTCCAATACCTGACAAAGCACGGCTGGGATCAAAAGCTAGGCGGCTGGATGCATAAGCATGAGGCAGACGGAACGATCACGGATCGCCGCCGTGATGCCTATGACCATGCCTTTGTTCTGTTCGCCCTCGCCCATTACGCCCATTGGGTTGATGCAGATGCCGCAGCCCCATTGATCACCAAGACGCTGACCTTTCTTGATCAAGAGATGGCGGATCCCATCAATGGCGGCTTTGTTGAGGAGCGGCTTGAGGACAATGGCAGCCTGTTGCCGGCAGCAACACTGCCACGGCGCCAAAACCCCCATATGCATCTGTTTGAAGCGTTCTTAGCGCTCTATGAAGCCACAGGAGATGATAGCCACCTGCAACGAGCCGATGCGATCCATGATCTCTTCACCAAGCACTTCAGCAGCAAAACCGATGGATCGCTGATCGAATACTTTAACGAGGATTGGTCTATCGCATCCGGCGATGCAGGTACGTTGCGTGAGCCGGGGCATCAGTTTGAATGGGTTTGGCTGCTGCACCGTTATGCCCAGCATCAACCTAACAGGCGCGAGCAGGCTCTTAAACAAGCCACGGCCCTGTACCAGTTCGCCAAAGCCAAGGGCGTCTTCAACCTGCCCGACGGCTACAAGATTGCGCTGGATGAGGTTGATCCGAATGGAGCTCAATTAAGCGACACCGCCCGGCTCTGGCCCCAGACGGAGGCCATTAAAGCAGGCCTGGTTATGGCCGATTTGGGCGAATCGTCGGATGGTTTAGCCGACGCTGTATTATCCAGTATGTATCAACACTACCTGGACGCCAGGACCGGCCATTGGTGTGATCAGATTACCGACAAGGCTGAGCCCGTTAGCGAAACCGTGCCTACGAGCAGCCTTTACCACCTGATGATGGCGCTAACAGAGTGGCAAGCCCACCGTGGCCAGGGATGA
- a CDS encoding patatin-like phospholipase family protein, which produces MLLNHDPSKTKIGLALGSGAARGWALIGVLKVLREAGLKPDMVAGTSIGAITGAALLTDQFDELTSYARSMKLFDMVTMLDISLSNGGLVAPERIAKEMQANIADTVIEDLSTPFACVATNLASGREVWLNKGSLKSAIWASAAMPGLMPPVGRDGRWLVDGALVNPVPVSVCRAMGADIVIAINLNADLSSLPRLESTEGMDEGTAPAPSPEAKNWLQGSFTNMFGDRGKAWLDSLTSKRAPRPNPVEILVGSLDIFQDRMARARLAADPPDILLEPPLGPYGALDFQKADELIDIGVQYTESHLPMIAQQMRRFENH; this is translated from the coding sequence ATGCTTTTGAACCACGATCCATCCAAGACCAAGATTGGCCTAGCATTAGGCAGCGGCGCCGCCAGGGGCTGGGCGCTAATCGGGGTGCTGAAGGTGCTGCGAGAGGCTGGGCTTAAGCCGGACATGGTCGCTGGAACCTCCATTGGTGCGATTACCGGGGCGGCTTTGCTAACGGATCAGTTTGATGAGCTAACCAGCTACGCCCGCAGCATGAAGCTGTTCGACATGGTCACCATGCTGGACATCAGCCTCTCCAATGGTGGCCTCGTGGCACCTGAGCGGATCGCAAAGGAGATGCAGGCCAATATCGCCGATACGGTGATTGAGGATCTGTCGACGCCGTTCGCTTGTGTTGCCACCAACCTCGCCAGTGGTCGGGAGGTTTGGTTGAACAAGGGGTCACTAAAGTCAGCTATATGGGCCTCGGCTGCCATGCCCGGGCTGATGCCGCCGGTTGGTCGTGATGGTCGCTGGTTGGTTGATGGCGCCCTGGTGAACCCTGTGCCGGTATCGGTTTGCCGCGCAATGGGGGCCGATATCGTGATCGCGATTAATCTGAACGCCGACCTTTCTAGCCTGCCACGATTGGAGAGCACGGAAGGGATGGATGAGGGCACGGCACCAGCACCGTCTCCAGAAGCGAAGAACTGGCTGCAAGGAAGCTTTACCAACATGTTTGGTGATCGCGGTAAGGCCTGGCTGGATAGCCTAACCAGCAAGCGCGCGCCCCGACCAAACCCGGTTGAGATACTGGTTGGCTCACTCGATATCTTCCAAGACCGTATGGCGCGGGCACGGCTTGCCGCTGATCCGCCAGATATCCTGCTTGAGCCGCCGCTCGGACCCTATGGTGCCCTAGACTTCCAGAAAGCGGATGAGCTAATCGATATCGGCGTTCAGTATACCGAAAGCCACCTGCCGATGATTGCCCAGCAGATGCGGCGGTTTGAGAACCATTAA
- a CDS encoding glycosyltransferase → MTFIWLLLGLSAVIWLYLLLFHGGFWRCDQRLDAEHPPSANPPTVWPRVVTLVPARNEDDVIEASLGSILEQDYPGPLDIVVTNDASEDNTGALIQALASTRGSGQRRLIAVDGTGPAEGWSGKMYALHQAHGHAQQELEAPEYWWLTDADIAHDTAALTRLVTQAIGGGHDLVSTMVRLKDEGGWPGLLIPAFILFFQMLYPFRWINDRQKSMAGAAGGCVLLRREALDRIGGFPGLRNALIDDCTLAARVKGSGDKPIWLGLSKSQYSIRPYDGLADIWQMVSRTAFTQLEYSSLRLIGTVVGMILVFLMAPISLLFGLSLGNPMMIAVSLVVWGMIAIAYLPMLRWFGRNPLEAVLLPLAASFYTAMTLDSARQYWQGRGGQWKGRNQA, encoded by the coding sequence ATGACCTTCATCTGGCTGCTGCTCGGCCTGTCAGCTGTTATCTGGCTTTATCTACTGCTGTTCCATGGTGGATTTTGGCGGTGTGATCAAAGGTTGGATGCTGAACACCCACCATCCGCCAATCCACCGACGGTATGGCCGCGTGTGGTTACCTTGGTGCCGGCGCGGAATGAGGATGATGTTATTGAAGCCAGCTTAGGTTCTATCCTGGAGCAGGATTATCCCGGCCCACTCGATATCGTTGTCACCAATGACGCCAGTGAAGATAACACCGGCGCATTGATCCAGGCCCTTGCAAGCACCCGTGGGTCGGGTCAGCGACGATTGATTGCTGTTGATGGCACCGGCCCAGCCGAGGGTTGGTCCGGCAAGATGTATGCGCTTCATCAGGCCCATGGACACGCACAGCAAGAGCTAGAGGCGCCCGAGTATTGGTGGCTGACAGATGCGGATATTGCCCATGACACCGCTGCACTGACCCGTCTTGTGACCCAAGCCATAGGCGGCGGGCATGATTTGGTCTCCACCATGGTACGCCTGAAGGATGAGGGGGGATGGCCAGGGCTGTTGATCCCGGCCTTCATCTTGTTCTTCCAGATGCTCTACCCATTCCGTTGGATTAATGACCGGCAGAAGTCGATGGCCGGTGCGGCTGGTGGCTGTGTCTTGCTGCGGCGTGAGGCACTCGACCGGATTGGCGGGTTCCCGGGTCTGCGCAACGCGCTAATCGATGACTGCACCCTGGCAGCCAGGGTTAAGGGCTCTGGTGATAAGCCGATTTGGCTGGGGCTTAGTAAGAGCCAGTACTCAATTCGTCCCTATGACGGCCTCGCTGATATCTGGCAGATGGTTTCCCGCACGGCCTTTACGCAGCTTGAGTATTCCAGCTTACGCCTCATCGGCACTGTGGTTGGGATGATCCTCGTCTTCTTGATGGCACCGATTAGTTTGCTGTTTGGGCTAAGCCTCGGGAATCCGATGATGATCGCTGTATCCCTTGTTGTTTGGGGGATGATCGCCATTGCCTATCTGCCAATGCTTCGGTGGTTTGGGCGCAACCCGTTAGAGGCCGTCTTGCTTCCATTAGCAGCCTCTTTTTATACTGCGATGACCTTGGATAGCGCGCGGCAGTATTGGCAGGGCCGCGGCGGCCAATGGAAGGGACGTAATCAGGCATGA
- the hpnC gene encoding squalene synthase HpnC, giving the protein MASADTLGDAATPSGKWSNTENFPVGSHLIAAKHRPHVMAFYAFARTIDDVADSPDLKPDEKIERLHGFEAAVTGQSTHDQAYAAGHRCRIMLERTGVTPKHCQDLIDAFRQDSVKGRYADWDELIDYCLRSAAPVGRFLLDLHGEDVSLYPASDALCNALQIINHLQDLKEDLLEIDRVYVPEPMLEEAGLKVEDLAGEAMPPALRQIVDQLLDGVDELLTTSSSLAGAMADRRLAMETAAIQALAERLSGELRRRDPLAERVKLDKIQMLTTALKGAFFGRRRAA; this is encoded by the coding sequence ATGGCGTCGGCGGACACCCTTGGCGATGCCGCGACACCATCTGGAAAATGGTCGAATACCGAGAACTTTCCGGTAGGCTCCCACCTAATTGCGGCAAAGCATCGGCCTCATGTCATGGCCTTCTATGCCTTTGCTAGAACCATCGATGATGTGGCCGATAGCCCTGATCTGAAGCCGGATGAGAAGATTGAGCGGCTCCATGGTTTTGAGGCTGCCGTCACCGGACAGTCCACGCATGACCAGGCCTATGCCGCCGGGCATCGCTGTCGGATCATGCTTGAGAGAACCGGCGTTACGCCCAAGCATTGCCAGGATTTGATCGATGCTTTCCGGCAGGATTCGGTGAAGGGTCGATATGCGGATTGGGATGAGTTGATCGATTACTGCCTGCGGTCAGCAGCGCCGGTTGGGCGCTTCTTGCTCGACCTTCATGGTGAGGATGTATCGCTCTACCCCGCATCTGACGCGCTGTGTAATGCGCTGCAGATCATCAACCACCTTCAGGATCTGAAAGAAGACCTCCTCGAGATCGATCGGGTTTATGTGCCTGAGCCGATGCTGGAAGAGGCTGGGTTAAAGGTTGAGGATCTAGCTGGGGAGGCAATGCCACCGGCTTTGCGACAGATTGTTGATCAGTTGTTGGACGGTGTTGATGAGCTTCTGACCACCTCCTCAAGCCTGGCGGGGGCCATGGCTGACCGGCGTTTGGCGATGGAGACGGCGGCCATTCAGGCGCTGGCAGAACGGCTTAGCGGTGAGCTAAGGCGTCGTGACCCATTGGCGGAACGGGTTAAGCTAGATAAAATCCAAATGCTGACCACGGCTTTAAAGGGCGCCTTCTTCGGTCGCCGCCGGGCAGCGTAA
- a CDS encoding squalene/phytoene synthase family protein yields the protein MGAMTSEVADQLVEDDPEAIIASCTDDWFCQERALEHVRAVVAQSGTSFGPGMAILSGGQRDAMHAIYAFCREVDDIADDFDATAEDRQERLRLWREEIDKLYEDGPNWLTTLALLEPIYSFELPQAEFIGMIDGMVMDATNQMMAPSHKDLSLYTRRVAGTVGLLSMRVFSPNDGSPDEAHDQFALDLADAFQLTNILRDIAEDGSRGRLYLPREMLAAHDVPVPDNEEALLETLEHPNLGKVCEELAQQAGKLFEGCEAMLPTLDKRAIRPALVMWSVYGRYLQDMGRRGWRDPLATLRYSKARKLWLAMQGLLR from the coding sequence ATGGGTGCAATGACATCAGAGGTTGCCGATCAATTGGTCGAGGATGATCCCGAGGCCATTATCGCCAGCTGCACTGATGATTGGTTCTGCCAGGAGCGGGCGCTTGAGCATGTCCGCGCCGTGGTGGCGCAGTCCGGCACTTCCTTTGGGCCAGGCATGGCCATCCTATCCGGTGGGCAGCGTGATGCGATGCACGCGATCTATGCCTTCTGCCGGGAAGTTGATGATATTGCCGATGATTTTGATGCCACCGCAGAGGACCGGCAGGAGCGCCTGCGCCTTTGGCGGGAGGAGATTGATAAGCTTTATGAGGATGGGCCCAATTGGCTGACCACCCTCGCATTGCTCGAGCCAATCTACAGCTTTGAACTGCCCCAGGCAGAGTTCATCGGCATGATTGATGGCATGGTAATGGATGCCACCAATCAAATGATGGCGCCAAGTCACAAAGACCTATCACTATACACCCGTCGGGTGGCAGGGACCGTTGGGCTGCTGTCGATGCGGGTGTTCAGCCCGAATGACGGTTCGCCGGATGAGGCGCATGACCAATTCGCCCTCGACCTCGCCGATGCCTTCCAGCTGACTAATATCCTGCGGGACATTGCAGAGGATGGATCGCGCGGGCGACTGTACCTGCCGCGTGAGATGCTGGCGGCCCATGATGTGCCGGTGCCTGACAATGAAGAGGCGCTGCTCGAGACGCTTGAGCATCCGAACCTGGGTAAGGTTTGTGAGGAATTGGCCCAGCAGGCTGGCAAGCTGTTTGAGGGCTGCGAGGCGATGCTACCGACCCTTGATAAGCGCGCCATTCGTCCGGCCCTGGTGATGTGGAGCGTCTATGGCCGCTATCTCCAGGATATGGGTAGGCGGGGGTGGCGCGATCCGCTCGCAACCTTGCGATACTCCAAGGCACGTAAGCTTTGGCTGGCCATGCAGGGCCTGCTGCGCTAG